One segment of Micromonospora sp. M71_S20 DNA contains the following:
- a CDS encoding MFS transporter: MTREPAASAAFRPPRLARILVGGSGVMSLANGVTIPFLAIFLRNELGLSVSTVGLVIGSSVLFGISGGFLGGALSDIVGRRRVLLSCLLVVIGSFVGFFFARDAVTAFVFNASMAFATSAFSPVAKVLISDLLPVALRVKWFSYQYLAINAGYAVGPLIGVALGFTGARISFPAAAAVYLVYFAVLWTATRQLPRPSVGNTGLATLGRSTGAIARGLGESARAVMSDRRLLLLLIGAILLETVHSRISVLLAQNFVIDFADSARVLAAVMTTNAVAVIILQLFAAGYVQRYNPLNAITLGGILTFVGMAGFAISEQMWHYIVAMVVFTVAETLIVPSEFALVDRIAPEDRRGAYFGAQTFAQVGGFTGPFLGSLVLASFGGPVMFLAIGSLAMVSVAIYLLVGRRIPDLNRHDTLPETEKAS; encoded by the coding sequence TTGACCCGGGAACCGGCTGCGAGCGCAGCGTTCCGCCCACCGCGACTGGCCAGGATCCTCGTCGGCGGTTCCGGCGTGATGAGCCTGGCCAACGGCGTGACGATTCCCTTCCTCGCCATCTTCCTCCGCAACGAACTCGGCCTGTCCGTCTCGACGGTCGGCCTGGTCATCGGCTCCTCCGTCCTCTTCGGCATCTCCGGCGGGTTCCTCGGCGGCGCGCTCTCCGACATCGTGGGACGCCGCCGGGTCCTGCTCTCCTGCCTGCTGGTGGTGATCGGCAGCTTCGTCGGGTTCTTCTTCGCGCGCGACGCCGTGACGGCGTTCGTCTTCAACGCGTCCATGGCGTTCGCCACCAGTGCCTTCAGTCCGGTCGCGAAGGTGCTCATCAGCGACCTGCTCCCCGTCGCGCTGCGGGTGAAGTGGTTCTCCTACCAGTACCTCGCGATCAACGCCGGCTACGCCGTCGGTCCGCTGATCGGCGTGGCCCTCGGGTTCACCGGCGCCCGGATCTCCTTCCCCGCCGCCGCCGCCGTGTACCTGGTCTACTTCGCCGTCCTCTGGACGGCCACGCGGCAACTGCCACGACCGTCCGTCGGGAACACCGGGCTGGCGACGCTCGGCCGCAGCACGGGCGCCATCGCCCGCGGACTGGGCGAGTCGGCCCGGGCGGTGATGTCGGACCGCCGCCTGCTTCTCCTGCTCATCGGCGCGATCCTGTTGGAGACGGTGCACAGCAGGATCTCGGTGCTGCTCGCCCAGAACTTCGTCATCGACTTCGCCGACAGCGCCCGGGTGCTCGCCGCTGTCATGACCACCAACGCGGTGGCGGTGATCATCCTCCAGCTCTTCGCCGCCGGCTACGTGCAGCGCTACAACCCGCTGAACGCCATCACCCTCGGCGGGATCCTCACCTTCGTCGGGATGGCCGGCTTCGCGATCTCCGAGCAGATGTGGCACTACATCGTGGCGATGGTGGTGTTCACCGTCGCCGAGACCCTGATCGTGCCGTCGGAGTTCGCGCTCGTCGACCGCATCGCGCCCGAGGACCGGCGCGGAGCATACTTCGGCGCACAGACCTTCGCGCAGGTCGGCGGGTTCACCGGACCGTTCCTCGGCAGCCTCGTCCTCGCGTCCTTCGGCGGGCCGGTCATGTTCCTCGCCATCGGCTCCCTGGCGATGGTGAGCGTCGCGATCTACCTGCTGGTCGGCCGGCGCATCCCTGACCTGAATCGCCATGACACTCTCCCGGAGACCGAAAAGGCGTCATGA
- a CDS encoding penicillin acylase family protein has product MRATAGILRLAAWPSSRALRRTRALSVAALHGTVDIDRDERGIPWIRAGDERDLYVGVGVAMAYDRLWQMDVLRRRATGRLSEVFGGRAAGSDVLARTLAFERAARQSEALLSPPARANLAAFAHGVDTAVRRMRRRGQLPSEFHLVRYRPGPWSVGDSLAIVKQLGFHLGRNLQQEVFRSRLLAERPDLVRSFLAPKYPPGGSVTIAADAPAGPAARRGDTALLSAAGAAHLGDLFAGRQGSGSNAWAVSAARSATGFAALANDPHILFTQPSLWYQLGLDLDGERAYGVTVPGVPGLVIGANPDLAWGVTNSTIDTQDLAVGERTDPTGEPRWSQTSVVRVRGGTDISVTAAGGTGYVDLPGPPGADVEPVALYWSGLHPSTEAESCQRMWRARDYPAFRETLRGFGVPVLNLVVATRDGTVALRTAGIVPRRDRQEGLAPAGAAEVAGRWSTTLAFDELPELVDPPAGFVVSANHQILPDGVAPHLGSDWGGPYRADRIEELLTATPTARPADFGAWQMDLRNGRARRILPTLLKALDENPPESPLAVFSHRSLAAWDGRDDADQAAPLVFGALTRVLTERWITRRLGAAVADAMTDATLQVDHLVMDADARRRLGETEELPAVVADALTEAARRLADRFGDDATGWRYGRANRIADQHPLAAVSDTLRSLYGSPPTPVGGGGQSVCLMYPDRDGRVVEGAPWRFVVEFGPSGSTRIRDVLRHGSSGNPLSPHYGDQTPAHAEGRLYEVRLDSPPQVRSRLTLTSRTAG; this is encoded by the coding sequence ATGAGAGCCACGGCGGGCATCCTGCGCCTGGCCGCCTGGCCGAGCAGTCGTGCGCTCCGGCGCACCCGGGCGCTTTCCGTGGCGGCCCTGCACGGGACCGTCGACATCGACCGCGACGAACGCGGCATCCCGTGGATCCGCGCGGGCGACGAGCGTGATCTCTACGTGGGCGTCGGGGTCGCGATGGCGTACGACCGGCTGTGGCAGATGGACGTCCTGCGCCGGCGGGCGACCGGACGACTGTCGGAGGTGTTCGGCGGTCGCGCCGCCGGTTCGGACGTCCTCGCCCGTACCCTCGCCTTCGAGCGGGCCGCCCGCCAGAGCGAGGCGCTGCTCTCGCCGCCTGCCCGCGCCAACCTCGCGGCCTTCGCCCACGGGGTCGACACCGCGGTGCGCCGGATGCGGCGCCGCGGTCAGCTCCCGTCCGAGTTCCACCTGGTGAGGTACCGGCCGGGCCCGTGGTCGGTCGGCGACTCGCTGGCCATCGTCAAGCAGCTCGGCTTCCACCTGGGCCGCAACCTGCAACAGGAGGTCTTTCGTAGCCGGCTGCTGGCGGAGCGACCGGACCTCGTCCGCAGCTTCCTGGCGCCGAAGTACCCGCCCGGCGGCAGCGTCACCATCGCCGCCGACGCCCCGGCGGGGCCGGCGGCACGGCGCGGTGACACCGCGCTGCTCTCCGCGGCCGGCGCCGCCCACCTCGGCGACCTCTTCGCGGGCCGGCAGGGGAGCGGCTCGAATGCGTGGGCGGTGTCCGCGGCCAGGTCCGCCACCGGCTTCGCCGCGCTGGCCAACGACCCGCACATCCTGTTCACCCAGCCGAGCCTCTGGTACCAGCTGGGACTGGATCTCGACGGCGAACGCGCGTACGGGGTGACGGTGCCGGGCGTGCCCGGACTGGTGATCGGCGCCAACCCGGATCTCGCGTGGGGGGTGACGAACTCCACCATCGACACCCAGGACCTGGCCGTGGGGGAGCGGACGGACCCGACGGGAGAGCCACGGTGGTCGCAGACCAGCGTCGTCCGGGTGCGAGGCGGAACCGATATCTCCGTGACCGCCGCGGGCGGGACGGGATACGTCGACCTGCCGGGCCCACCCGGTGCGGACGTCGAACCGGTGGCCCTCTACTGGAGTGGTCTGCACCCGTCCACCGAGGCCGAGAGCTGCCAGCGGATGTGGCGGGCGCGCGACTACCCGGCGTTCCGCGAGACCCTGCGGGGTTTCGGTGTGCCCGTGCTCAACCTCGTCGTCGCGACCCGCGACGGTACGGTCGCGCTGCGGACGGCCGGAATCGTGCCCCGCCGTGACCGTCAGGAGGGCCTCGCCCCGGCCGGCGCGGCCGAGGTGGCCGGTCGCTGGAGCACCACGCTGGCGTTTGACGAGCTACCGGAGCTCGTCGATCCGCCAGCGGGCTTCGTGGTCAGCGCCAACCACCAGATCCTGCCCGACGGGGTCGCCCCGCACCTGGGCAGCGACTGGGGCGGACCGTACCGGGCCGACCGGATCGAGGAGCTGTTGACGGCGACGCCGACGGCCCGTCCGGCCGATTTCGGCGCGTGGCAGATGGACCTGCGCAACGGGCGGGCGCGGCGCATCCTGCCCACCCTGCTGAAGGCGCTCGACGAGAATCCACCGGAGTCGCCGCTGGCCGTGTTCAGCCATCGGTCGTTGGCCGCCTGGGATGGCAGGGACGACGCCGATCAGGCCGCACCCCTGGTCTTCGGGGCGCTGACCCGGGTGTTGACCGAGCGCTGGATCACCCGCCGGCTCGGTGCGGCCGTCGCCGACGCCATGACCGATGCCACCCTTCAGGTGGACCACCTGGTGATGGATGCGGACGCCCGCCGGCGGCTCGGCGAGACGGAGGAACTGCCGGCCGTCGTCGCCGACGCCCTCACCGAGGCGGCGCGCCGACTCGCCGACAGATTCGGCGACGACGCCACCGGCTGGCGCTACGGCAGGGCGAACCGGATCGCGGACCAGCATCCCCTGGCCGCGGTGTCGGACACGCTGCGTTCGCTGTACGGATCACCCCCGACTCCGGTGGGCGGCGGCGGGCAGAGCGTCTGTCTGATGTACCCCGACCGCGACGGCCGGGTGGTCGAGGGCGCGCCGTGGCGCTTCGTCGTCGAGTTCGGCCCCTCCGGCAGCACCCGCATCCGCGACGTGCTCCGCCACGGCAGCTCGGGCAATCCCCTCTCGCCGCACTACGGGGACCAGACGCCGGCGCACGCCGAGGGGCGGCTGTACGAGGTACGCCTCGACAGCCCGCCGCAGGTGCGCAGCCGCCTGACCCTGACGTCCCGGACGGCAGGGTGA
- a CDS encoding LuxR family transcriptional regulator, with the protein MRDDQWPFPDLGLSPGQQALYESLVARPEPVSADVAGTADFARLAELGLATRLPGQPPRWTAVAPDVALGPLLTERRESLRELRQRVTRMADRFQRAATAEHSELVEVLHGRDAIHAAFQNLKDSARQELLIFDAPPYLNAFALPAEEAERRQVRMRTIYDREGMAIPGRLAQLARFVSAGEHARVADVPMKLMLCDRQVGLVPLRPDLALETCLLVRDSVLLSALSALFESLWERAVPLDVGVRQRVESDPDAPSDLERDLLALLVAGLTEQDVAEHLGCHARTVRRHMNRLFARLDAVTRFQAGYQAVQRGWLTAEDREDLCTN; encoded by the coding sequence ATGCGGGATGATCAATGGCCGTTCCCCGACCTCGGCCTGTCTCCCGGGCAGCAGGCCCTCTACGAGTCACTGGTCGCCAGACCGGAGCCGGTGTCGGCCGACGTCGCCGGGACCGCCGACTTCGCGCGCCTGGCCGAGCTCGGCCTGGCCACCCGGCTGCCCGGTCAGCCTCCCCGGTGGACGGCGGTGGCGCCCGACGTCGCGCTGGGCCCCCTGCTGACCGAGCGCCGGGAGTCCCTGCGCGAGTTGCGCCAGCGGGTGACCCGGATGGCCGACCGGTTCCAGCGGGCCGCGACCGCCGAACACTCGGAACTGGTCGAGGTGCTCCACGGCCGCGACGCCATCCACGCCGCCTTCCAGAACCTCAAGGACAGCGCCAGGCAGGAGTTGTTGATCTTCGATGCGCCGCCGTACCTGAACGCGTTCGCCCTGCCCGCCGAAGAGGCGGAGCGCCGGCAGGTACGGATGCGCACCATCTACGACCGGGAGGGCATGGCCATCCCGGGGCGGCTCGCCCAGCTTGCCCGCTTCGTCTCGGCGGGTGAGCACGCCCGGGTCGCGGACGTTCCGATGAAGTTGATGCTCTGCGACCGGCAGGTCGGCCTCGTACCGTTGCGACCGGACCTCGCGCTGGAGACCTGTCTGCTGGTCCGCGACTCCGTCCTGCTGTCGGCGCTGTCGGCGTTGTTCGAGAGCCTCTGGGAACGGGCCGTGCCGCTGGACGTGGGGGTCCGCCAGCGGGTCGAGTCGGACCCGGACGCGCCGTCGGACCTAGAACGGGACCTGCTCGCGCTGCTGGTCGCCGGACTGACCGAACAGGACGTCGCCGAGCACCTCGGCTGCCACGCGCGCACCGTCCGGCGGCACATGAACCGACTGTTCGCCCGGCTCGACGCGGTGACCCGGTTCCAGGCCGGCTACCAGGCCGTCCAGCGCGGCTGGCTGACCGCCGAGGACCGGGAGGACCTGTGTACGAACTGA
- a CDS encoding S8 family serine peptidase: protein MSSLIPRRSRRGGVACGLAVAVAVATIGVPSPVTAAPTAGEPGPNPTATRTVTAGTGDGLEATVTLITGHRVRYTEGADGRSSATVVSSPDGPAAADAFRSYSDPTGVYVIPQSAQGLVARGLLDRELFDVQYLARNGYGDDAARTMPVIVSYGAGAKARTASPAALPGTTVRRDLPSVAGAGLVVDKARTGDFWTALTGGADRSAAARGLAAATTGPVLGSGVSKVWLDQKVKVDLAESVPLIGAPQAWAAGLDGTGVKVAVLDTGIDADHPDVRGKVVSSKSFVPDVASVADGHGHGTHVAATIAGTGAGSAGARKGVAPGADLLVAKVLNDAGNGDMSWIIDAMEWAATSGAKVVSMSLGGAPTDGTDPASQAVNRLTAETGTLFVIAAGNSGQENTVGAPGAADAALTVGATSKTDELASFSSRGPRLGDRAIKPDISAPGVGIVAARATGTSMGTPVDNLYTSANGTSMATPHVAGAAAVLAQQHPDWTAAQLKPTLIGTSKDNGHTAYQQGAGRLDLARAIRQQVTTSTVNVDFGTVSPNTDPRIERQVGYHNPTDGPVTLTLTPALRKIGGGDATGALSTAASVTVPARGTVQATVTLDAAGLDIGSYTGSLVATDEATGTRLTLAVGLIRQPPMRQVTTRILSRPGEPIAIGAAPCDFRNLRDDTNYQVMMTVPLGGKDMQGTGYVPDGEYHLSCWGAYWGDGRSFRHQAWIEDPQYKVTGNTTIEFDLARDLVEVKKIDTPLPSEAVHRAMGSSFSTASGANYASVWYSGPGHGYSWRTHVVPTRAKPTIGDYWTWFEQMLAAPEATTTVHGNGRVKVEPTYLTDAEFAPKFTTDQRLQLASRADLLAGRDVRGKLVFLDTPADSWYVDDIERAADAGAAGALQYFAGRNDPGSYDQIPPYDVVKPRLPLLWLDGDQGAKVAKVLAGAKRPFVDIDAQVVSPYEYKLRHHTEGRMPAKPVGAVRHRDLVQVRSEQHAQVSAPQYETNAHEVSHTYSPGQNFSANAAHAYNVPVARTEYYNVTGPEILWGRYFTVHNPADGASRSSDHVGMFPRAITRTEKIHQPPVVLGTLPGHSALPSTCMGCRDGDTIYLLERSSSAADLTSTVSGARRVQASLERDGVPVTPNPPPGRGTNFMHWTVPSVPGQYTLRTVRHDNFSGQTLAKRIATDWTFRSASATGTVQQPASCYTEQIRIGSGRCDWQPLIQLEHDFDLSLTDTTTAGRAYRFEVTPHAAPNAPRIAGLRTWVSYDDGATWKQAVVVPGLGGSYHAVVVHPKLADTSGAVSVRTEAWDRSGNRVVQTIDRAYGLTDAR, encoded by the coding sequence ATGTCGAGCCTGATTCCACGGCGATCACGGCGTGGCGGGGTCGCCTGCGGCCTCGCCGTCGCGGTGGCCGTCGCCACCATCGGGGTCCCGTCACCGGTGACCGCCGCACCGACGGCGGGCGAACCGGGGCCGAACCCGACCGCGACGCGCACCGTGACCGCCGGGACCGGCGACGGACTCGAGGCAACCGTCACCCTGATCACCGGCCACCGGGTGCGGTACACGGAAGGAGCGGACGGCAGGAGCAGCGCCACGGTGGTCAGCTCGCCGGACGGTCCCGCCGCTGCGGACGCGTTCCGTTCCTACTCGGACCCGACCGGGGTCTACGTGATTCCCCAGTCGGCGCAGGGCCTGGTGGCCAGGGGCCTGCTGGACCGGGAACTGTTCGACGTGCAGTACCTGGCCCGCAACGGTTACGGCGACGACGCCGCCCGGACGATGCCGGTGATCGTGAGCTACGGCGCGGGTGCGAAGGCCCGGACGGCCTCCCCGGCGGCGCTGCCCGGCACCACCGTACGGCGTGACCTGCCCAGCGTGGCCGGCGCGGGCCTGGTCGTGGACAAGGCCAGGACGGGTGACTTCTGGACCGCGCTGACCGGTGGCGCCGACCGGTCCGCCGCCGCCCGTGGGCTGGCGGCGGCGACCACCGGACCGGTACTGGGCTCGGGAGTCAGCAAGGTGTGGCTGGACCAGAAGGTCAAGGTCGACCTCGCCGAGAGCGTGCCACTGATCGGTGCGCCGCAGGCGTGGGCCGCCGGGCTCGACGGCACCGGGGTGAAGGTGGCGGTGCTCGACACCGGCATCGACGCCGACCACCCGGACGTGCGGGGCAAGGTCGTGAGCTCGAAGAGCTTCGTGCCGGACGTCGCGTCGGTGGCGGACGGGCACGGCCACGGCACCCACGTCGCGGCCACCATCGCCGGCACGGGCGCCGGCTCGGCCGGGGCACGCAAGGGCGTCGCCCCCGGCGCGGACCTGCTCGTCGCGAAGGTGCTCAACGACGCCGGCAACGGTGACATGTCGTGGATCATCGACGCGATGGAGTGGGCGGCCACCAGCGGCGCGAAGGTCGTCAGCATGAGCCTCGGCGGTGCGCCGACCGACGGCACCGACCCGGCCAGCCAGGCGGTCAACCGGCTGACCGCCGAGACGGGCACGCTCTTCGTCATCGCCGCGGGCAACTCCGGCCAGGAGAACACCGTCGGCGCCCCCGGTGCCGCGGACGCGGCCCTGACCGTGGGTGCGACCTCGAAGACCGACGAACTCGCCAGCTTCTCCAGCCGCGGCCCCCGGCTCGGTGACCGGGCCATCAAGCCGGACATCTCCGCCCCCGGCGTGGGGATCGTCGCCGCCCGCGCCACCGGCACCTCGATGGGCACGCCGGTCGACAACCTCTACACCTCGGCGAACGGCACCTCGATGGCCACTCCGCACGTGGCGGGCGCCGCCGCGGTGCTGGCCCAGCAGCACCCGGACTGGACCGCCGCCCAGCTCAAGCCGACGCTGATCGGCACCAGCAAGGACAACGGCCACACCGCCTACCAGCAGGGCGCCGGCCGGCTGGACCTGGCCCGCGCGATCCGCCAGCAGGTCACCACCAGCACGGTGAACGTGGATTTCGGCACCGTGTCGCCGAACACCGATCCCCGCATCGAGCGGCAGGTCGGCTACCACAACCCCACCGACGGGCCGGTCACCCTCACCCTGACCCCGGCGCTGCGCAAGATCGGCGGCGGCGACGCCACCGGTGCCCTGTCCACGGCCGCCTCGGTCACCGTGCCGGCTCGCGGCACCGTGCAGGCCACGGTGACCCTGGACGCCGCCGGGCTCGACATCGGCAGCTACACCGGGTCGCTCGTCGCCACCGACGAGGCCACCGGGACCCGGCTGACCCTCGCGGTCGGGCTCATCCGGCAGCCGCCGATGCGCCAGGTCACCACCCGGATCCTCAGCCGGCCCGGCGAACCCATCGCCATCGGGGCTGCCCCCTGCGATTTCCGCAACCTCCGCGACGACACGAACTACCAGGTCATGATGACCGTCCCCCTGGGCGGCAAGGACATGCAGGGCACCGGGTACGTCCCGGACGGCGAGTACCACCTGAGCTGCTGGGGCGCCTACTGGGGCGACGGGAGGTCGTTCCGGCACCAGGCCTGGATCGAGGACCCGCAGTACAAGGTCACCGGGAACACCACCATCGAGTTCGATCTCGCCCGCGACCTGGTGGAGGTCAAGAAGATCGACACGCCGCTGCCGAGCGAGGCGGTGCACCGGGCCATGGGCAGCAGCTTCTCCACGGCGTCCGGCGCCAACTACGCCAGCGTCTGGTACAGCGGCCCGGGGCACGGGTACAGCTGGCGGACCCACGTCGTGCCGACCCGGGCCAAGCCGACCATCGGTGACTACTGGACCTGGTTCGAGCAGATGCTCGCCGCGCCGGAGGCCACCACCACCGTGCACGGCAACGGCCGGGTGAAGGTCGAGCCGACGTACCTCACCGACGCCGAGTTCGCGCCCAAGTTCACCACCGACCAGCGGCTCCAGCTCGCCAGCCGGGCGGACCTGCTCGCCGGGCGCGACGTCAGGGGCAAGCTCGTCTTCCTCGACACCCCGGCCGACTCCTGGTACGTCGACGACATCGAGCGGGCCGCCGACGCCGGAGCGGCGGGCGCACTCCAGTACTTCGCCGGCCGCAACGATCCCGGCTCCTACGACCAGATCCCCCCGTACGACGTCGTCAAGCCGCGGCTGCCGCTGCTGTGGCTCGACGGTGACCAGGGAGCGAAGGTGGCGAAGGTGCTTGCCGGCGCGAAGCGTCCCTTCGTCGACATCGACGCCCAGGTCGTCAGCCCGTACGAGTACAAGCTGCGGCACCACACCGAAGGCCGGATGCCCGCCAAGCCGGTCGGCGCCGTCCGGCACCGGGACCTCGTCCAGGTCCGCAGCGAGCAGCACGCCCAGGTCTCCGCGCCGCAGTACGAGACGAACGCGCACGAGGTCAGCCACACGTACTCTCCCGGGCAGAACTTCAGCGCCAACGCCGCGCACGCGTACAACGTGCCGGTGGCCCGGACCGAGTACTACAACGTGACCGGTCCGGAGATCCTCTGGGGGCGGTACTTCACCGTGCACAACCCCGCCGACGGGGCCAGCCGTAGCTCCGACCACGTGGGCATGTTCCCCCGGGCGATCACGAGGACGGAGAAGATCCACCAGCCGCCGGTCGTGCTGGGTACCTTGCCGGGCCACTCCGCCCTGCCCAGCACCTGCATGGGGTGCCGGGACGGGGACACCATCTACCTGCTGGAACGCTCGTCGTCGGCGGCCGACCTGACCAGTACCGTCTCGGGCGCCCGCCGGGTACAGGCGAGCCTCGAACGCGACGGCGTCCCGGTCACCCCGAATCCGCCGCCGGGCCGGGGGACGAACTTCATGCACTGGACCGTGCCGTCGGTGCCGGGCCAGTACACGCTGCGTACCGTCCGCCACGACAACTTCTCCGGCCAGACCCTGGCGAAGCGGATCGCCACCGACTGGACGTTCCGGTCGGCCAGCGCGACCGGCACCGTGCAGCAGCCGGCGTCCTGCTACACCGAGCAGATCCGCATCGGTAGCGGCCGGTGCGACTGGCAGCCGCTGATCCAGCTCGAACACGACTTCGACCTGTCGCTCACCGACACCACGACGGCCGGGCGGGCGTACCGGTTCGAGGTCACCCCGCACGCCGCGCCGAACGCTCCCCGGATCGCCGGGCTGCGTACCTGGGTGTCGTACGACGACGGGGCCACCTGGAAGCAGGCGGTCGTCGTGCCGGGCCTTGGCGGCAGCTACCACGCGGTGGTCGTACACCCGAAGCTGGCCGACACCAGCGGTGCGGTGTCCGTACGCACCGAGGCCTGGGACCGGTCGGGCAACCGCGTCGTGCAGACCATCGACCGCGCCTACGGCCTCACCGACGCCCGGTAA
- a CDS encoding ECF transporter S component yields MSVLRVAPRTAVVLVLASAAALATFTWPFFVPADPESTARTGEAPLVFLVVLPVLVALVLAELSSGGIDSKALAMLGVLAAVNAALRPLGAGTAGIETVFFLLVLAGRVFGPGFGFLLGSTSLFTSALLTAGVGPWLPFQMLAASWIGLGAGLLPARLRGRAEIAALAGYGMLAAYGYGLLMNLWFWPFSIGANTQLSYVAGAPLLENLHRFAVFTAVTSTFGWDTGRAITTAVAIVLAGPAVLAALRRAARRAAFGAPVTFAAPDPQPATATTPPTPPPTPLPPGT; encoded by the coding sequence GTGAGCGTGCTGCGGGTCGCCCCGCGCACCGCTGTCGTGCTGGTGCTGGCCTCCGCCGCCGCACTGGCGACCTTCACCTGGCCGTTCTTCGTCCCCGCTGATCCCGAGAGCACCGCCCGCACCGGCGAGGCGCCGCTGGTGTTCCTCGTGGTGCTGCCGGTGCTCGTGGCCCTGGTGCTGGCCGAACTCAGCTCCGGCGGCATCGACAGCAAGGCGTTGGCGATGCTCGGGGTGCTCGCGGCCGTCAACGCCGCGCTGCGCCCGCTCGGCGCCGGCACCGCAGGCATCGAGACGGTGTTCTTCCTCCTCGTCCTCGCCGGCCGGGTGTTCGGGCCCGGGTTCGGCTTCCTGCTCGGCTCGACGTCGCTGTTCACCTCCGCACTGCTCACCGCGGGGGTCGGGCCGTGGCTGCCGTTCCAGATGCTGGCCGCGTCCTGGATCGGTCTCGGCGCCGGGCTGCTACCCGCCAGGCTGCGGGGCCGGGCGGAGATCGCCGCCCTGGCCGGCTACGGCATGCTCGCGGCCTACGGCTACGGGCTGCTGATGAACCTGTGGTTCTGGCCGTTCAGCATCGGCGCGAACACCCAGCTCTCCTACGTCGCCGGGGCGCCGCTGCTGGAGAACCTGCACCGCTTCGCCGTGTTCACGGCGGTCACCTCCACCTTCGGCTGGGACACCGGACGTGCGATCACCACCGCCGTGGCGATCGTCCTCGCCGGACCCGCGGTCCTCGCCGCGCTGCGCCGTGCCGCCCGAAGAGCCGCGTTCGGCGCACCAGTCACCTTCGCCGCGCCCGATCCGCAGCCGGCCACGGCCACCACACCTCCGACCCCACCGCCGACACCACTGCCGCCCGGGACGTGA
- a CDS encoding ABC transporter ATP-binding protein: MIDFDRVTVRYAESVRPTLRDVTLHIGEGELCLVVGRTGTGKSTLLRAINGLVPHFTGGTLYGSVTVDGRDTRRHPPRDLADVVGVVGQDPLSGFVTDTVEEELAYGMEQLALPATVMRKRVEETLDLLGIAELRDRPLRTLSGGQQQRVAIGAVLTAHPKVLVLDEPTSALDPTAAEDVLAVVTRLVHDLGVTVVLAEHRLERVVQYADRLLHLPGDGRVVDGEPAAVLDGVDIAPPLVELGRLAGWTPLPLSVRDARRRAAALRHRLADAAVPADAAVPEVSPVLTARKVVVRYPGTVAVAGVDVDLAPGRIVALMGRNGSGKSSLLWALQGSGPRHGGTVAVVGARGTVDPKALPAGRARRHVGLVPQTPGDLLYLETVQAESDQADRETGAPAGTCRSMLDQLTPGIPADRHPRDLSEGQRLALALAVQLTAAPPVVLLDEPTRGLDYRAKRQFTAVVRQLAGAGRAVMIATHDVELVAALADRVVVMAEGEVVADGTTAEVMLASPAFAPQVAKVLAPAPWLTVEQVAVALATTGEPG; this comes from the coding sequence GTGATCGACTTCGACCGGGTGACCGTCCGTTACGCCGAAAGCGTCCGCCCGACCCTGCGGGACGTGACGCTCCACATCGGTGAGGGCGAGCTCTGCCTCGTCGTCGGCCGTACGGGAACGGGCAAGTCCACGCTGCTGCGGGCGATCAACGGGCTGGTGCCGCACTTCACCGGCGGCACCCTGTACGGCAGCGTGACGGTGGACGGCCGGGACACCCGCCGTCATCCGCCGCGTGACCTCGCCGACGTCGTCGGCGTCGTCGGGCAGGACCCGCTGTCCGGGTTCGTCACCGACACCGTCGAGGAGGAACTCGCCTACGGGATGGAGCAGCTCGCCCTGCCGGCGACGGTGATGCGCAAGCGCGTCGAGGAGACCCTCGACCTGCTCGGCATCGCCGAGCTTCGCGACCGGCCGCTGCGGACACTGTCCGGCGGGCAGCAGCAGCGCGTCGCCATCGGGGCGGTACTCACCGCCCACCCGAAGGTGCTGGTGCTCGACGAGCCCACCTCCGCGCTGGACCCCACCGCGGCCGAGGACGTGCTCGCCGTGGTGACCCGGCTGGTGCACGACCTCGGCGTGACGGTGGTGCTGGCCGAGCACCGGTTGGAACGGGTCGTGCAGTACGCCGACCGGCTGCTGCACCTGCCCGGTGACGGTCGGGTGGTGGACGGGGAGCCGGCCGCCGTGCTCGACGGTGTCGACATCGCACCGCCGCTGGTCGAGTTGGGCCGTCTCGCGGGTTGGACGCCGTTGCCGCTGTCGGTACGCGACGCCCGCCGGCGGGCGGCCGCCCTGCGCCACCGGCTCGCCGACGCGGCGGTACCGGCCGACGCGGCGGTCCCGGAGGTGTCCCCCGTGCTGACGGCGCGCAAGGTCGTCGTGCGCTATCCGGGGACGGTCGCCGTGGCAGGCGTCGACGTCGACCTGGCTCCGGGGCGGATCGTGGCGTTGATGGGGCGTAACGGCTCCGGCAAGTCCAGCCTGCTCTGGGCATTGCAGGGCAGCGGCCCCCGCCACGGCGGCACCGTCGCGGTGGTCGGCGCGCGGGGCACCGTCGACCCGAAGGCCCTGCCGGCGGGCCGGGCCCGGCGTCATGTCGGGTTGGTCCCGCAGACCCCCGGCGATCTGCTGTACCTGGAGACGGTGCAGGCCGAGTCCGACCAGGCCGACCGGGAGACCGGGGCACCCGCCGGCACCTGTCGGTCGATGCTCGACCAGCTCACCCCGGGGATACCCGCGGACCGGCACCCCCGTGACCTGTCCGAGGGGCAGCGGCTCGCGCTCGCGCTCGCCGTCCAGCTCACCGCCGCCCCGCCGGTGGTCCTGCTCGACGAACCGACCCGCGGCCTGGACTACCGCGCCAAGCGGCAGTTCACCGCTGTCGTCCGACAGCTGGCCGGCGCCGGCCGGGCGGTGATGATCGCGACGCACGACGTCGAGCTCGTCGCGGCCCTCGCCGACCGGGTCGTGGTGATGGCCGAGGGAGAGGTCGTCGCCGACGGCACCACGGCGGAGGTCATGCTCGCCTCGCCGGCGTTCGCCCCGCAGGTGGCCAAGGTTCTCGCTCCCGCGCCGTGGCTGACCGTGGAGCAGGTCGCGGTCGCGCTGGCCACGACCGGGGAGCCGGGGTGA